A single Bacillus sp. OxB-1 DNA region contains:
- a CDS encoding D-2-hydroxyacid dehydrogenase: MNVVFMFPIKDHQKENLLHRFPHVDFHFEQSDEAIAQAEIIVTYGSDVTIPILEKAKSLEWLMVASAGIEKLPLAYIAGRGLLMTNAKGIHKIPMAESVLAYMLAVRRSLFLMYDRQKKKEWNKRVHSRELRGSTALILGPGTIGGEIGRLLQAFGVRTIGCNRSGKESEWMEETVVFDRLSERLGEADFIISILPSTPETRGLLTKEHFREMKETAVFMNFGRGDLLDEADLIEALKSGEIGQAVLDVFETEPLPEDSELWTLPNCFISPHASSFSGKYVERSLEIFEANLEKWLQGDRKLLNITDPLKGY; encoded by the coding sequence ATGAATGTTGTATTTATGTTTCCAATCAAAGATCATCAGAAAGAGAATCTATTACATCGTTTTCCGCATGTCGACTTTCATTTTGAGCAGTCGGATGAGGCCATCGCCCAGGCGGAAATCATCGTTACATATGGCAGCGATGTTACGATCCCGATATTGGAAAAGGCCAAGTCCCTTGAGTGGCTGATGGTGGCCTCCGCAGGAATTGAGAAATTGCCGCTAGCCTATATTGCGGGGCGCGGCCTGCTGATGACGAACGCAAAAGGGATCCACAAAATCCCGATGGCGGAGTCGGTGCTCGCGTACATGCTGGCAGTTCGCAGATCTTTGTTCCTCATGTACGACCGACAGAAAAAGAAAGAGTGGAATAAAAGAGTCCACTCACGTGAGTTGAGAGGATCTACCGCCTTGATACTCGGACCTGGCACCATCGGAGGCGAAATCGGGCGCTTGCTTCAGGCGTTCGGTGTGCGGACCATCGGCTGTAACCGATCCGGAAAGGAAAGCGAGTGGATGGAGGAGACCGTCGTTTTCGATCGATTATCGGAACGGCTGGGAGAAGCCGATTTTATCATCTCCATTTTACCGAGCACTCCGGAGACACGCGGCCTGCTGACGAAAGAACATTTCCGGGAAATGAAAGAAACAGCGGTATTCATGAATTTTGGGCGCGGGGATTTGCTTGACGAAGCCGATTTGATCGAGGCTTTGAAGTCGGGGGAGATTGGCCAGGCCGTCCTCGATGTGTTTGAGACGGAGCCCTTGCCGGAAGATAGCGAGTTATGGACTCTTCCGAATTGCTTCATTTCCCCGCATGCGTCCAGCTTTTCGGGGAAGTATGTGGAACGGTCCCTTGAAATATTCGAAGCTAATCTGGAAAAATGGCTGCAAGGCGATCGGAAATTGCTCAATATCACGGATCCGCTCAAGGGATATTGA
- the bcp gene encoding thioredoxin-dependent thiol peroxidase, protein MTTLEGMQAPVFSLPNEKGETVSLKDFAGEKYVILYFYPKDSTPGCTTQACDFRDAHEQFGELNAVILGVSPDNEASHQKFIGKHGLPFSLLVDADHEVAEQYGVWKMKKMFGKEFMGIERSTFLIDPTGTVVKEWRKVKVKGHIEDALATLEQLVNS, encoded by the coding sequence ATGACGACATTAGAAGGAATGCAGGCACCTGTTTTCTCGTTGCCTAACGAAAAAGGCGAGACGGTTTCATTGAAAGACTTTGCAGGCGAAAAATATGTCATCCTTTATTTCTATCCGAAAGATTCGACGCCTGGCTGTACGACGCAAGCTTGTGATTTCCGGGATGCCCATGAGCAGTTCGGTGAATTGAATGCGGTCATTCTTGGGGTGAGCCCTGACAATGAGGCGTCCCATCAGAAATTCATCGGCAAGCACGGACTTCCGTTTTCCTTACTCGTGGATGCAGACCATGAAGTGGCTGAACAGTACGGAGTCTGGAAAATGAAGAAAATGTTCGGCAAGGAGTTCATGGGGATCGAGCGCTCCACTTTCTTGATTGACCCGACTGGGACGGTTGTGAAAGAGTGGCGCAAGGTGAAAGTGAAGGGGCATATTGAAGACGCGTTGGCGACGCTGGAACAGTTGGTCAATTCATAA
- a CDS encoding glutamate-1-semialdehyde 2,1-aminomutase — MNRTISEQVYAEACEHIVGGVNSPSRSYRAVGGDAPTVMERAEGAYFWDVDGNKYIDYLAAYGPIITGHAHPHITEAITRAAQTGILYGTPTAHEVKFAKMLKEAMPGMDKVRFVNSGTEAVMTTIRVARAYTGRTKIMKFAGCYHGHSDLVLVAAGSGPATLGTPDSAGVPSSIAEEVITIPFNDPAAYRDAMEKWGDEIACVLVEPIVGNFGIVEPNEGFLPLVHELAADHGALIVYDEVITAFRFHYGGAQDMLGLTPDLTALGKIIGGGLPIGAYGGKKEIMEQVAPLGPAYQAGTMAGNPASIQAGIACLEVLQEPGVYEEMDRLGALLEDGILESARKHGISLTTNRLGGALTLYFTDVKVENYEQAEATDGEVFGKFFKLMLKNGINLAPSKYEAWFLTTAHTEQDIQDTLLAVDRSFSELSRLLTD; from the coding sequence ATGAATCGAACAATTTCAGAACAGGTCTATGCGGAAGCATGTGAACATATCGTAGGCGGGGTGAACAGTCCTTCCCGCAGTTATCGGGCAGTTGGAGGAGATGCCCCGACCGTCATGGAACGGGCGGAGGGCGCCTATTTCTGGGACGTCGACGGCAATAAATACATTGATTATCTGGCGGCATATGGACCGATCATCACAGGCCACGCCCACCCGCATATTACGGAAGCGATCACGAGAGCGGCGCAAACGGGCATCTTATACGGGACTCCGACAGCCCATGAAGTGAAATTCGCAAAAATGTTGAAGGAAGCGATGCCCGGCATGGATAAAGTGCGCTTCGTCAATTCAGGGACGGAGGCGGTCATGACGACGATCCGCGTGGCCCGCGCTTATACGGGACGGACGAAGATCATGAAGTTTGCGGGTTGCTACCATGGCCATTCCGACCTTGTCTTAGTTGCGGCAGGATCCGGACCAGCCACGCTTGGGACGCCCGATTCCGCCGGGGTCCCCTCCTCGATTGCCGAGGAAGTGATCACAATCCCGTTCAACGATCCAGCAGCTTATCGGGACGCGATGGAGAAATGGGGAGACGAGATTGCATGCGTCCTTGTCGAGCCGATCGTAGGCAACTTCGGGATTGTCGAGCCGAATGAAGGCTTCCTTCCATTGGTCCATGAACTGGCGGCCGATCATGGCGCATTGATCGTTTACGACGAAGTCATCACGGCATTCCGCTTCCATTATGGAGGAGCCCAGGATATGCTCGGCTTGACGCCGGATTTGACGGCGCTCGGAAAAATCATCGGGGGCGGTCTCCCAATCGGGGCATATGGCGGCAAAAAAGAGATCATGGAGCAAGTTGCTCCGCTCGGCCCCGCTTACCAAGCCGGGACGATGGCAGGAAATCCAGCCTCGATCCAAGCGGGCATTGCTTGCTTGGAAGTATTGCAGGAACCTGGAGTATATGAAGAAATGGACCGCCTAGGAGCTTTACTGGAAGACGGAATTTTGGAATCCGCCCGCAAGCACGGGATTTCGCTGACAACGAACCGATTGGGCGGCGCGCTTACTTTATACTTCACCGATGTGAAAGTGGAGAACTACGAACAAGCTGAAGCGACAGATGGAGAAGTATTCGGGAAGTTCTTCAAATTGATGTTGAAAAACGGGATTAATCTCGCTCCATCCAAATACGAAGCATGGTTCTTGACGACAGCCCATACGGAGCAGGATATCCAGGACACTTTACTGGCAGTCGACCGTTCGTTCAGCGAGTTAAGCCGCCTATTGACCGATTGA
- a CDS encoding FUSC family protein, which yields MKLGARIFKTGVAIVFALFIAETLHLSHPVFAGIAAIFAIQPSIYRSYLTIVEQIQGNIIGATVAILFVLIFGHQLLIIGLAAMIIILIMLKLGLEKNISLALVMMIAIMEIQGDEFLMFAMQRFITIIIGVLAAFIVNLVFMPPKYETKLFQSIHQTQDEIIRWTRLVGRQVSEHIATKKSLNKLKERLTQVDQFYLLFKEERSYFKKNTREKGRKLVIYRQMLATSRSSYDVLKRLHQFENELINLPEHFRMMIQERLDALLTYHEQLHLKFVGKLKSDRTSVVPNEEYIQRHEVMEIFAKEIAITREEEEFSAYHLLHILSAILNYEEQLEHLDKLIVSYQKHHHKESEIKWDEEVY from the coding sequence ATGAAACTAGGTGCCCGCATCTTCAAAACGGGTGTTGCCATCGTGTTCGCTCTGTTTATAGCGGAAACACTTCATTTATCCCACCCTGTTTTTGCCGGGATTGCGGCGATTTTCGCCATTCAACCATCAATATATCGCTCGTATTTGACCATTGTTGAACAGATACAAGGAAATATCATCGGAGCAACCGTCGCCATCCTGTTCGTCCTGATATTCGGCCATCAGCTGCTCATCATCGGGCTCGCCGCGATGATCATTATCTTAATCATGCTGAAGCTAGGGCTTGAAAAAAACATCTCGTTGGCGCTCGTTATGATGATTGCCATTATGGAGATACAAGGTGATGAATTCTTAATGTTTGCCATGCAACGATTCATCACCATCATCATCGGGGTACTTGCGGCATTCATCGTCAACTTGGTATTCATGCCTCCCAAATATGAGACGAAACTTTTCCAGTCGATCCATCAGACACAGGACGAAATCATCCGATGGACCCGTTTGGTGGGAAGGCAAGTTTCCGAACATATTGCGACAAAGAAATCGCTCAATAAGTTAAAAGAACGCCTGACACAGGTCGATCAGTTTTATTTATTGTTCAAAGAAGAGCGAAGCTATTTTAAAAAGAACACTAGGGAAAAAGGCAGGAAATTGGTCATCTACCGGCAGATGCTTGCCACATCCCGAAGCAGCTATGATGTGCTGAAACGGTTGCATCAGTTCGAAAATGAACTGATCAATCTGCCCGAGCACTTCAGAATGATGATCCAAGAACGGCTGGATGCACTTCTCACGTACCACGAGCAGCTGCACTTGAAATTTGTCGGCAAACTGAAGTCCGACCGCACAAGTGTCGTGCCAAATGAGGAATACATCCAACGTCATGAAGTCATGGAAATCTTCGCAAAGGAGATTGCCATCACGCGGGAGGAAGAAGAATTCTCGGCATATCATCTTCTTCATATCCTATCGGCAATCTTGAATTACGAAGAACAGCTGGAACATCTCGACAAGCTGATCGTGTCGTATCAGAAGCATCATCACAAGGAGTCTGAAATCAAGTGGGATGAAGAAGTGTATTGA
- the nikC gene encoding nickel transporter permease, giving the protein MTELTPKVDGIAEAKISGKSAGPWSEAWNGFKKSKVAVVGAGIVIFFILVALFGPLLAKEGINDQLAADRLLPPSSEYWLGTDDLGRDILSRIIHGARISLWIGFFSVVGSVVVGSALGIIAGYYGRWVDTIISRFFDIMLAFPSILLAIAIVAVLGPNLQNALIAIAAINVPNFGRLIRSKVLSIKEDEYITAAKGIGMRDARILFSHILPNSMAPVIVQGTLAIATAILEAASLGFLGLGAQAPAPEWGKMLADSKNYLQTAPWTMVFPGLAIMLTVLGFNLMGDGLRDALDPRMKN; this is encoded by the coding sequence ATGACCGAGTTGACTCCAAAAGTGGACGGAATTGCGGAAGCAAAAATTAGCGGCAAATCTGCCGGACCGTGGAGCGAAGCGTGGAACGGTTTTAAAAAAAGTAAAGTGGCTGTCGTTGGAGCCGGCATTGTCATCTTTTTCATACTGGTTGCCCTGTTCGGGCCGCTTTTAGCGAAAGAGGGAATTAATGACCAGCTTGCAGCTGACCGCCTCCTTCCCCCTTCGTCCGAGTACTGGCTGGGGACGGATGATTTGGGAAGGGATATTTTGTCCCGCATCATTCATGGCGCACGGATTTCATTGTGGATTGGATTTTTCTCAGTAGTCGGGTCGGTTGTGGTTGGAAGCGCGTTAGGAATCATCGCCGGCTATTATGGCCGCTGGGTGGATACGATCATTTCCAGGTTTTTCGATATCATGTTAGCCTTCCCTTCCATTTTACTGGCGATTGCCATTGTTGCAGTTCTTGGACCGAATTTGCAAAATGCTTTGATTGCCATAGCGGCCATCAATGTGCCGAACTTCGGGCGATTGATCCGGTCCAAAGTGTTGAGCATTAAAGAGGATGAATATATTACCGCAGCGAAAGGCATCGGGATGAGGGACGCGCGAATCCTGTTTTCCCATATCCTGCCGAACTCCATGGCACCTGTCATCGTCCAAGGGACATTGGCGATCGCGACAGCTATCCTGGAAGCTGCGTCACTCGGATTTCTGGGTCTCGGAGCACAGGCACCGGCCCCGGAGTGGGGGAAAATGTTGGCCGATTCGAAAAACTATTTGCAAACGGCTCCGTGGACGATGGTATTCCCGGGATTGGCGATCATGCTGACCGTTCTCGGGTTCAACTTGATGGGAGATGGATTGCGAGACGCACTCGATCCGCGGATGAAGAATTAG
- a CDS encoding ABC transporter permease produces MISYIGKRLLQLIPVLLGMTFVVFMIIRAIPGNPAQIILGQQATKEAVEALTVKLGLDTPWYIQYFKYLGGILTGDLGESMRTRMPVADEIWPYLAATMELTFFAIIIAVVIGVNAGIISAWFQNSWFDYGAMIFALVGVSMPIFWLGLMGQWVFALELSWLPVTGREQVRDPVNAITNIYVLDTMLQGRFDQTWVVIKHLILPGVALATIPMAIIARMTRSSMLEVMRSDYVRTARAKGQKMFWVVYKHALKNAVIPVLTIVGLQTGMLLGGAILTETIFAWPGIGRYIYDAIGYRDYPVIQSGILIVAFIFVMINLVVDLLYGLIDPRIKYD; encoded by the coding sequence ATGATCAGCTATATTGGGAAGAGGTTGCTGCAACTTATTCCGGTTCTTCTCGGAATGACCTTCGTCGTCTTCATGATCATCCGGGCGATTCCGGGAAACCCCGCCCAGATTATCCTGGGGCAGCAAGCGACGAAAGAAGCGGTTGAAGCATTGACCGTAAAGCTCGGCCTCGATACCCCTTGGTATATCCAATACTTCAAGTATCTCGGAGGGATTCTGACAGGCGATCTTGGAGAATCGATGAGGACCCGCATGCCCGTTGCGGATGAAATTTGGCCTTATTTAGCAGCGACAATGGAGCTGACTTTCTTTGCAATCATTATTGCAGTAGTAATCGGCGTCAATGCCGGAATCATTTCTGCGTGGTTCCAAAATTCCTGGTTTGATTATGGAGCAATGATTTTTGCTCTGGTCGGAGTATCTATGCCGATTTTCTGGCTCGGTCTCATGGGTCAGTGGGTATTCGCATTAGAGCTTTCCTGGCTGCCGGTAACGGGAAGGGAACAGGTGAGGGATCCGGTAAACGCCATCACCAATATTTATGTATTGGATACGATGTTGCAAGGCCGTTTCGACCAGACATGGGTCGTGATCAAGCATCTCATATTGCCTGGGGTGGCCTTGGCGACGATACCGATGGCCATTATTGCGCGAATGACCAGATCAAGTATGCTTGAAGTGATGCGTTCCGATTACGTCCGGACCGCACGTGCGAAAGGGCAAAAAATGTTCTGGGTCGTCTATAAGCATGCACTTAAAAATGCGGTCATTCCTGTATTGACAATTGTTGGACTGCAGACGGGAATGCTATTGGGCGGAGCAATCTTGACAGAAACAATCTTCGCGTGGCCGGGAATCGGTCGCTATATTTACGATGCTATCGGGTATCGGGATTATCCGGTCATCCAATCCGGCATTCTCATCGTGGCATTCATATTTGTCATGATTAACCTGGTTGTCGATCTGTTGTATGGCTTGATTGATCCGAGGATTAAATACGACTAA
- a CDS encoding ABC transporter substrate-binding protein, translating into MRKNRIWLFALMLILALSTVLAACSNSGTTESGKEGDSGGETKGNEDAGNENVNKTLVFGRGGDSTSLDPSRTTEGETFKVTKNVFETLLNFGEQDTTIHPGLATEWEPSEDGLTYTFKLREGVKFHDGTDFNAEAVVKNFERWANGDADTFPYYNSMFGGFNGDEGHIIESVTADGDYTVIFKLTRAQAPFLKNIAMDMFAIASPTALEQGDDQFERNPVGTGPFKFVEWRPNDTITIEKFEDYWQEGLPKLDKVIFRAIPDNSARLNELMSGGIDLADGINPSDGVRIENDENLQLFERPSMNVGYLGLTVTRPPFDKKEVRQALNYAIDKQSIIDSFFEGRADIAKNPMPPSISGYNDDIEPYEYNPEKAKELLAKAGLADGFEMELWAMPVPRPYMPDGMKVAEVIQKNLADIGVTAKIVSHEWGTYLDLASKGDADAFMLGWTGDNGDPDNFLYVLLDEDNIGSNNYTYYKNDELHEIFIAAQTEVDEEKRVELYKKAQEIIHEEAPWVPIAHSTPLLGGVKELTGLKPHPTGSDLLSNVEFK; encoded by the coding sequence ATGAGGAAAAACAGAATTTGGTTGTTTGCCCTGATGCTTATCCTTGCTTTATCGACTGTCTTGGCGGCATGTTCGAATAGCGGGACGACAGAGTCGGGAAAAGAGGGCGACAGCGGCGGAGAGACAAAGGGAAATGAAGACGCGGGCAATGAGAACGTAAATAAGACATTGGTCTTCGGTCGTGGTGGAGATTCGACATCACTTGATCCGTCGAGAACAACAGAAGGGGAAACTTTCAAAGTCACGAAAAACGTTTTTGAAACGCTATTGAATTTTGGGGAGCAGGATACAACGATTCATCCGGGTCTTGCAACAGAGTGGGAGCCGAGTGAAGACGGATTGACGTACACGTTCAAATTGCGTGAGGGCGTCAAATTCCATGATGGCACTGACTTTAATGCGGAAGCGGTCGTGAAGAACTTTGAGCGCTGGGCTAATGGAGATGCGGATACGTTCCCGTATTACAACTCCATGTTCGGAGGGTTCAACGGCGATGAAGGGCATATCATTGAGTCGGTCACAGCTGACGGTGACTACACAGTCATCTTCAAATTGACACGCGCACAGGCTCCATTTTTGAAAAATATCGCAATGGATATGTTTGCGATTGCGAGTCCGACAGCTCTTGAACAAGGCGATGACCAGTTTGAAAGAAATCCGGTCGGTACAGGACCATTCAAGTTCGTCGAGTGGAGACCGAATGATACGATTACGATTGAAAAATTCGAAGATTACTGGCAAGAAGGACTGCCTAAGCTTGATAAAGTCATTTTCCGTGCCATTCCGGACAACTCAGCGCGTTTGAACGAGCTTATGTCTGGAGGAATCGATTTGGCGGATGGCATCAACCCATCGGATGGTGTCAGAATTGAAAACGATGAAAATCTGCAATTGTTCGAACGTCCTTCCATGAACGTCGGATACTTGGGGCTGACCGTGACACGCCCGCCATTCGATAAAAAGGAAGTCCGTCAGGCGCTGAATTACGCAATCGACAAACAATCCATCATTGATTCGTTCTTCGAAGGTCGTGCGGATATCGCGAAAAACCCGATGCCGCCATCCATTTCCGGTTATAACGATGATATCGAGCCATACGAATACAATCCTGAAAAGGCAAAAGAACTTCTTGCAAAAGCAGGTCTTGCAGACGGTTTCGAGATGGAACTTTGGGCAATGCCAGTTCCACGCCCGTACATGCCGGATGGTATGAAAGTGGCGGAAGTCATCCAGAAAAACCTTGCAGATATCGGCGTAACAGCGAAAATCGTTTCCCATGAGTGGGGTACTTATCTGGATCTGGCTAGTAAAGGGGACGCCGATGCTTTCATGCTCGGTTGGACTGGGGACAATGGAGACCCGGATAACTTCCTTTATGTCTTGCTAGATGAAGATAATATCGGAAGCAATAACTACACGTACTATAAAAACGATGAGCTTCACGAGATTTTCATTGCGGCACAAACAGAGGTAGATGAAGAGAAGCGTGTCGAATTGTATAAGAAAGCGCAAGAAATCATTCACGAAGAAGCTCCTTGGGTGCCGATTGCACACTCGACGCCATTACTTGGAGGCGTGAAGGAATTAACAGGATTAAAACCTCATCCGACAGGATCTGATCTACTGTCAAACGTAGAATTCAAGTGA
- a CDS encoding ABC transporter ATP-binding protein: protein MVTKPLLKVDGLKKYFPVRKGLLARTVGEVKAVDNVSFYVNEGETLGIVGESGCGKSTTGRMLMRLLEPTDGKVEFEGKDLTSLTAEEMRKMRRDIQMVFQDPYASLNPRHTVGKILEEPLIVHGIGNPKERKRKVNEFLEIVGLSEYHAKRYPHQFSGGQRQRIGIARALMTNPKLIIADEPVSALDVSIQAQVLNLMQDLQKEFNLTYIFIAHDLGVVRHISDRVGVMYLGKIVEIADSEQLYSEPLHPYTQALLSAVPVPDPEFKKEQILLEGDIPNPADPPTGCTFHTRCPHRMDICMKAVPKLKENKTGHSVACHLYGDSADV from the coding sequence ATGGTAACAAAACCCTTGTTAAAAGTTGATGGCTTGAAGAAGTATTTCCCCGTTCGAAAAGGGCTTCTCGCTCGGACCGTAGGGGAAGTGAAGGCGGTCGATAATGTCTCTTTTTATGTGAATGAAGGCGAAACGCTTGGCATCGTCGGAGAATCGGGATGTGGAAAATCGACGACAGGGCGCATGCTCATGCGTCTGTTGGAACCGACCGATGGCAAGGTGGAGTTCGAAGGGAAAGACCTCACTTCATTGACAGCGGAGGAGATGCGGAAAATGCGGCGGGATATCCAAATGGTATTCCAGGATCCTTACGCATCGCTCAATCCACGGCATACGGTCGGAAAGATTCTTGAGGAGCCGCTCATTGTCCATGGAATTGGGAATCCGAAAGAACGGAAGCGGAAAGTGAATGAGTTTTTGGAAATCGTCGGTTTGAGTGAATACCATGCGAAAAGGTATCCTCACCAATTCAGCGGCGGTCAACGGCAACGGATCGGGATTGCCCGGGCCCTTATGACGAACCCGAAACTGATCATAGCGGACGAGCCTGTATCGGCATTGGATGTTTCCATCCAGGCGCAGGTCTTGAACTTGATGCAGGATCTTCAAAAAGAATTCAATCTGACTTACATTTTCATTGCGCATGACCTGGGGGTCGTCCGCCATATAAGCGATCGGGTCGGCGTAATGTACCTAGGTAAAATTGTGGAAATCGCAGATAGTGAACAACTTTATTCCGAACCGCTTCATCCGTACACGCAGGCACTCCTGTCCGCGGTGCCTGTGCCTGATCCGGAATTCAAGAAGGAACAGATATTGCTGGAAGGGGATATCCCGAATCCCGCAGATCCGCCGACAGGGTGCACGTTCCACACGCGCTGTCCGCATCGCATGGACATTTGCATGAAAGCGGTTCCGAAACTAAAGGAAAATAAGACTGGTCATTCTGTCGCCTGTCATCTATACGGTGATTCGGCCGACGTTTGA
- a CDS encoding ABC transporter ATP-binding protein, whose amino-acid sequence MDGRKTVLQVNDLQTTFFTDSGEIPAVDHIDFHLKEGEVLGIVGESGCGKSVTSLSIMGLVPKPPGKIVGGEILYGDKDLLKLSEKQMRQIRGNEIAMIFQEPMTSLNPLFTIGSQMTEAIRIHEKGMPKMKAIARAIEMLNLVGLPRAAELVNDYPHQLSGGMRQRVMIAMALVCNPKVLIADEPTTALDVTIQAQIMKLMNELNTRLGTAVLLITHDLGVVAETCERVIVMYAGQIIEEAPVKKLFEDPQHPYTKGLIQSVPDMRYKKDRLYSIPGNVPRPGSIRHGCRFAARCEFAFDRCLKENPALYDTSDDHQTRCFLYDREGAGMDGNKTLVKS is encoded by the coding sequence ATGGATGGAAGAAAAACGGTCCTCCAAGTGAATGATTTACAAACGACCTTTTTCACAGATTCAGGGGAAATTCCTGCAGTGGATCACATCGATTTCCATCTGAAGGAAGGGGAAGTTCTTGGGATCGTAGGGGAGTCGGGTTGCGGTAAAAGTGTCACCTCCTTATCCATCATGGGGCTTGTCCCGAAACCGCCTGGGAAAATTGTAGGCGGTGAAATCCTCTATGGAGATAAGGATTTGCTGAAATTGAGCGAAAAGCAAATGAGGCAGATCCGGGGCAATGAAATTGCGATGATTTTCCAGGAACCGATGACTTCGTTGAACCCTCTTTTCACAATCGGAAGCCAGATGACGGAAGCTATCCGGATCCACGAGAAGGGAATGCCAAAAATGAAAGCGATTGCACGGGCGATTGAGATGCTGAACTTGGTTGGATTGCCGAGGGCGGCCGAGCTCGTGAACGATTACCCTCATCAATTATCAGGTGGTATGAGGCAACGTGTCATGATTGCGATGGCGCTCGTCTGCAACCCGAAGGTACTGATAGCTGATGAGCCGACAACTGCTTTGGACGTTACGATCCAAGCGCAGATTATGAAATTGATGAACGAACTGAATACAAGGCTCGGAACTGCTGTCCTTCTCATCACGCATGACCTCGGTGTCGTGGCAGAGACGTGCGAACGGGTCATCGTCATGTATGCAGGCCAGATCATTGAGGAAGCGCCGGTCAAAAAGCTGTTTGAGGATCCACAACATCCATATACGAAAGGGCTGATCCAGTCGGTTCCGGATATGCGGTATAAGAAAGATCGATTATACTCCATCCCCGGCAACGTCCCGAGGCCTGGGTCGATCCGGCATGGCTGCAGGTTTGCTGCGAGATGTGAATTTGCATTCGATCGTTGTTTGAAGGAGAATCCTGCCCTGTATGATACTTCGGATGATCATCAGACGCGTTGTTTCTTATACGACAGAGAGGGGGCAGGGATGGATGGTAACAAAACCCTTGTTAAAAGTTGA